A DNA window from Theobroma cacao cultivar B97-61/B2 chromosome 5, Criollo_cocoa_genome_V2, whole genome shotgun sequence contains the following coding sequences:
- the LOC108661951 gene encoding uncharacterized protein LOC108661951 gives MVNSLSLRSILDANKLTSPNFLDWFQNLKIVLKQEKKSYVFDTPIPPIPATDAKVEDKEAYQRHKDDDDQAACVMLASMIPELQKQHEHMDVQSTILHLRELFDKERALRDMRSLKNYSDARWQKVVLFSQFGLNFHMNRLEATLLELLNMPDTAERSNRKDKGSLLIVSSFKAHMKQ, from the exons atggTTAATAGTCTGTCACTGCGGAGCATCTTGGATGCAAATAAACTCACTAGCCCAAACTTCCTCGATTGGTTTCAGAACCTCAAGATCGTCTTGAAACAGGAGAAGAAATCTTATGTCTTTGACACTCCTATTCCACCAATCCCTGCTACTGATGCTAAAGTTGAGGATAAGGAAGCATATCAACGTCATAAGGATGACGATGATCAGGCAGCATGTGTGATGCTAGCTAGTATGATCCCTGAGCTCCAAAAGCAGCATGAACATATGGATGTTCAATCCACAATTCTTCACCTTAGAGAACTGTTCGATAAGGAGAGGGCACTGAGAGATATGAGATCTCTAAAGAACTATTCCGATGCAAGATGGCAGAAGGTAGTTCT CTTTAGTCAGTTCGGGTTGAACTTCCATATGAATCGATTGGAAGCCACTCTTCTTGAACTTTTGAATATGCCAGACACAGCAGAGAGGTCCAACAGGAAAGATAAGGGATCATTGCTTattgtttcttctttcaaGGCTCATATGAAGCAATAG